A genome region from Natranaeroarchaeum sulfidigenes includes the following:
- a CDS encoding SHOCT domain-containing protein — translation MSDAILRGVLLAVALIVFLPLVWMTTGLFGAGTHMGGGLIGGGLFGLVPLLLLVLFGYGLYVALVDDDSEQETDAALDELRRAYARGDLSDEEFERRRERLRRNR, via the coding sequence ATGAGCGACGCCATCCTGCGCGGCGTCCTGCTGGCCGTCGCCCTGATCGTTTTCCTCCCGCTGGTATGGATGACCACTGGCCTGTTCGGAGCCGGTACTCACATGGGCGGTGGTCTCATCGGTGGAGGGCTGTTCGGTCTCGTCCCGCTCCTGTTGCTGGTCCTGTTCGGGTACGGTCTGTACGTGGCGCTGGTCGACGACGATTCCGAGCAGGAGACCGACGCGGCGCTCGACGAACTCCGTAGGGCGTACGCTCGTGGCGATCTCTCCGACGAGGAGTTCGAGCGCCGACGCGAACGTCTCCGCCGGAACCGATAG
- a CDS encoding adenosylhomocysteinase, translated as MSDYQPISAQLDDVSSAREDGHRKMDWARQHMPILNALRDDFVADQPLAGEVVGMAMHVEAKTACLVELLAEGGADVAITGCNPLSTHDDVSAALDEHERIESYAKRGVDDEEYYAAIDAVIDHEPTITVDDGADLIFRIHQEYPELIDSIVGGCEETTTGVHRLRAMDEDGELDYPVFAVNDTPMKRLFDNVHGTGESSLANIAMTTNLSWAGKTVVVGGYGDCGRGVAKKAEGQNADVIVTEVEPRRALEAHMEGYEVMPMAEAAKEGDVFITTTGNRDVITEEHFEVMQDGVLLANAGHFDVEVNLDQLSDLAVDTYEARDGVRTYELDDGRRLNVLAEGRLVNLASPIALGHPVEVMDQSFGIQAVAAREVAQNSGEYDAGVHNVPDELDREIAEIKLDAEGVAFDSLSAEQSEYMNSWDHGT; from the coding sequence ATGAGCGACTACCAGCCGATCTCCGCACAGCTCGACGATGTCTCGTCGGCTCGCGAGGACGGCCACCGAAAGATGGACTGGGCGCGCCAGCACATGCCGATTCTCAACGCACTTCGGGACGACTTCGTCGCCGACCAGCCCCTCGCGGGCGAGGTCGTCGGGATGGCGATGCACGTCGAAGCCAAAACCGCGTGTCTCGTCGAACTGCTCGCCGAAGGCGGCGCGGACGTGGCGATCACGGGCTGTAATCCCCTCTCGACCCACGACGACGTGAGCGCGGCGCTCGACGAGCACGAACGGATCGAAAGCTACGCGAAACGCGGCGTCGACGACGAGGAGTACTACGCCGCCATCGACGCGGTCATCGATCACGAGCCGACGATCACGGTCGACGACGGCGCGGACCTGATCTTCCGCATCCACCAGGAGTACCCCGAGCTAATCGACTCGATCGTCGGTGGCTGTGAGGAGACGACGACGGGCGTCCACCGCCTGCGCGCGATGGACGAGGACGGGGAGCTCGACTACCCCGTGTTCGCGGTCAACGACACGCCGATGAAGCGACTGTTCGACAACGTCCACGGCACCGGCGAGTCCTCGCTGGCGAACATCGCCATGACGACGAACCTCTCGTGGGCGGGCAAGACCGTCGTTGTCGGCGGCTACGGCGACTGTGGCCGCGGTGTCGCCAAGAAGGCGGAAGGACAGAACGCCGACGTGATCGTCACCGAAGTCGAGCCACGCCGCGCGCTCGAAGCCCACATGGAGGGCTACGAGGTCATGCCGATGGCCGAAGCGGCCAAAGAGGGCGACGTGTTCATCACGACGACGGGCAACCGCGACGTCATCACCGAGGAGCACTTCGAGGTCATGCAGGATGGCGTTTTGCTCGCCAACGCGGGCCACTTCGACGTCGAGGTCAACCTCGACCAGCTTTCGGATCTCGCGGTCGACACCTACGAGGCCCGCGACGGCGTCCGGACCTACGAACTCGACGACGGCCGCCGCCTGAACGTCCTTGCGGAGGGGCGGCTGGTCAACCTCGCCTCGCCGATCGCGCTGGGCCATCCCGTCGAAGTGATGGACCAGAGCTTCGGCATTCAGGCCGTCGCTGCCCGCGAAGTCGCCCAGAACAGCGGGGAGTACGATGCGGGAGTTCACAACGTTCCCGACGAGCTGGACCGCGAGATCGCCGAGATCAAGCTCGACGCCGAGGGGGTCGCGTTCGATTCGCTGTCCGCCGAGCAGTCGGAGTACATGAACAGCTGGGACCACGGAACGTAG
- a CDS encoding DUF7473 family protein → MSSPVPALSAVPETIPAVLGTVLIATVFYGLTAHIAARYVLGDVRIEHGLMVGAVPAVIIVVGVQLLGAGAGLVLVVLAAIVADFLAIERLYDTECRFAAMITVVHFAISVLLGSVLGSMFVA, encoded by the coding sequence ATGAGCTCCCCAGTTCCTGCGCTGTCTGCCGTCCCCGAGACGATCCCGGCCGTGCTTGGCACCGTACTCATCGCCACCGTCTTTTACGGTCTCACGGCACACATCGCGGCCCGGTACGTTCTCGGCGACGTCCGGATCGAGCACGGCCTGATGGTTGGAGCGGTCCCGGCCGTGATCATCGTGGTCGGCGTCCAACTACTCGGGGCTGGTGCAGGGCTCGTCCTCGTCGTGCTCGCCGCGATCGTCGCCGACTTTCTGGCGATCGAACGGCTCTATGACACGGAGTGTCGGTTCGCCGCCATGATTACCGTCGTCCACTTCGCGATCAGCGTCCTGCTCGGGAGCGTGCTCGGCTCCATGTTCGTCGCATAG
- a CDS encoding MATE family efflux transporter, protein MTEQVLRTLMRTTDVIVAGFFSPAAVAAVGLADIYARLPLWFGLGVGDGAIALSSQDTGSGATANRDEAVTTALALGVLAGVPFAVFGLLFDQAAISVLGAEQDVVLIGASYLAVILLSSPARHVTLIAARSIQGTGDTRTPMYVNLGGNTLNIGLTVGLAFGIAGLPEYGVVGIAAATAIADTLTAGAFLLVLSTDRSPITLVRPSDPIIGKQLVLISAPRIAEGLSEVVAQFPFNAILLAFGTEVNAAYHIGMRLYQQIAAPLSRGYGVAANVIVGQALGRGEPDTAYYDGLATAALGAITVGGLGVVLFFQAEAFVSLFTRDPVTIGYATDFARAYAVATVLIAPYAILAGALRGGSETRSPFVAKVTGTFVFLLGMTYVGGLHLGYGVVAAYVAIVADYVWRNIVLGSVYVHRGWIERGTRMMRERGSLDATGDE, encoded by the coding sequence ATGACCGAGCAGGTCCTGCGCACCCTGATGCGGACGACCGACGTGATCGTCGCCGGGTTCTTTTCGCCCGCAGCCGTCGCCGCGGTTGGCCTCGCGGACATCTACGCCAGACTGCCGCTCTGGTTCGGACTGGGTGTCGGTGACGGCGCGATCGCCCTGTCGAGTCAGGACACGGGCAGCGGCGCGACCGCCAACCGCGATGAGGCGGTGACCACCGCGCTGGCGCTGGGCGTACTCGCCGGAGTTCCCTTCGCCGTCTTTGGTCTCCTCTTCGATCAGGCTGCGATCAGTGTACTGGGAGCCGAGCAGGACGTCGTCCTGATCGGTGCGAGCTACCTCGCAGTCATCCTGCTGTCCTCGCCCGCGCGTCACGTCACTCTGATCGCCGCCCGATCCATTCAGGGTACCGGCGACACGCGCACGCCGATGTACGTCAACCTCGGCGGTAACACCCTCAACATTGGGCTAACAGTCGGTCTGGCCTTTGGCATCGCCGGACTCCCCGAGTACGGCGTCGTCGGTATCGCGGCCGCCACCGCCATCGCGGACACGCTCACCGCCGGAGCCTTCCTCCTGGTGCTCTCGACCGACCGAAGCCCGATCACGCTCGTCCGGCCGTCCGATCCGATCATCGGCAAACAGCTGGTCCTCATCAGCGCCCCCCGCATCGCCGAGGGGCTCTCGGAGGTCGTCGCACAGTTCCCCTTCAACGCCATCCTGCTTGCCTTCGGCACCGAAGTCAACGCCGCCTATCACATCGGAATGCGCCTCTACCAGCAGATCGCCGCGCCGCTCTCGCGGGGTTACGGCGTCGCCGCCAATGTCATCGTCGGGCAGGCGCTCGGCCGCGGCGAGCCGGATACCGCGTACTACGACGGGCTGGCAACCGCCGCGCTGGGTGCGATTACGGTCGGCGGGCTCGGTGTCGTCCTCTTCTTCCAGGCCGAGGCGTTCGTCAGTCTGTTCACCCGCGATCCGGTGACGATCGGCTATGCGACCGACTTCGCACGCGCATACGCCGTCGCCACCGTGCTGATCGCCCCCTACGCCATCCTCGCCGGGGCACTCCGGGGCGGCAGCGAGACGCGCTCGCCCTTCGTCGCCAAAGTCACGGGGACCTTCGTCTTCCTGCTCGGTATGACCTACGTCGGCGGCCTCCACCTCGGCTACGGCGTGGTCGCCGCCTACGTCGCCATCGTCGCCGACTACGTCTGGCGCAACATCGTTCTCGGCAGCGTCTACGTCCACCGCGGCTGGATCGAGCGCGGCACACGGATGATGCGCGAACGCGGCAGTCTCGACGCTACTGGGGACGAGTAA
- a CDS encoding amidohydrolase — translation MTTLRIAGGKVLRPDMSVIEADVLVDQEAGEILEIGPDVDGEDEYLDADGSLVIPGLVNGHCHVAMTLLRGYADDKPLDRWLQEDIWPTEAELTPDDVYAGTKLGVLEMIKSGTTAFGDMYFMVPNIVEAVEESGLRARVGHAAVTVAKDDEAAEEDVQTSVEIAGQYDDSEDELVSSAVMPHSLTTVATEYFSDFAEGARGLDVPLHYHANETTGEVDPIVDEEGMRPLELADEHGLLGSGDYLAHCVHIDETEIDLLADSGAAAIHCPASNMKLASGMAPVQEMLDAGVTVGLGTDGAASNNDLDMFDEIRDAAMIGKLAADDASAVDAETAFSLATTGSAEALGFDSGRIEEGANADLAVIDLDAPRLTPPHDLVSHLAYAVSGSDVRHTVVDGEILMRDREVLTLDEEAVIANATDHAASLVARAEADD, via the coding sequence ATGACGACACTCCGGATCGCGGGCGGGAAGGTGCTCCGCCCCGACATGAGCGTGATCGAGGCTGACGTGCTGGTCGACCAGGAGGCAGGCGAGATTCTGGAGATCGGCCCGGACGTCGATGGCGAGGACGAGTATCTCGACGCCGACGGGTCGCTGGTGATCCCCGGCCTCGTGAACGGCCACTGTCACGTCGCGATGACGCTCCTGCGGGGCTACGCCGACGACAAGCCACTCGATCGCTGGCTGCAGGAGGACATCTGGCCGACCGAGGCTGAATTGACGCCCGACGATGTCTACGCGGGGACGAAACTCGGCGTACTGGAGATGATCAAGTCCGGGACGACCGCCTTCGGCGACATGTACTTCATGGTCCCCAACATCGTCGAGGCAGTAGAGGAAAGCGGCCTGCGCGCCCGCGTCGGCCACGCCGCGGTCACCGTCGCGAAAGACGACGAGGCGGCCGAAGAAGACGTCCAGACGAGCGTCGAGATCGCCGGCCAGTACGACGACAGCGAGGACGAGCTCGTCAGTTCGGCCGTGATGCCGCACAGCCTGACGACCGTCGCCACCGAGTACTTCAGCGACTTCGCGGAGGGCGCACGCGGCCTCGACGTCCCGCTGCATTACCACGCCAACGAGACGACCGGTGAGGTCGACCCGATCGTCGACGAGGAGGGAATGCGCCCGCTCGAACTCGCTGACGAACACGGCTTGCTGGGCTCGGGCGACTATCTCGCACACTGTGTCCATATCGATGAGACGGAGATCGATCTGCTCGCCGACTCCGGCGCGGCGGCAATTCACTGTCCGGCCTCGAACATGAAACTCGCCAGCGGGATGGCTCCCGTACAGGAGATGCTCGACGCGGGCGTCACGGTCGGTCTGGGCACCGACGGCGCGGCCTCGAACAACGATCTCGACATGTTCGACGAGATCCGCGACGCCGCAATGATCGGAAAGCTCGCGGCCGACGACGCCAGCGCGGTCGACGCCGAAACCGCGTTTTCGCTCGCGACGACCGGCAGCGCGGAGGCGCTCGGCTTCGACAGTGGGCGCATCGAGGAGGGTGCGAACGCCGACCTCGCGGTGATCGACCTGGACGCCCCACGGTTGACGCCACCGCACGACCTCGTCAGCCATCTCGCCTACGCCGTGTCGGGGTCGGACGTTCGCCACACAGTCGTCGATGGCGAAATCCTGATGCGCGACCGCGAGGTCCTCACGCTCGACGAAGAGGCCGTGATCGCGAACGCCACCGATCACGCGGCGTCGCTGGTTGCGCGAGCGGAGGCGGACGATTGA
- a CDS encoding TetR/AcrR family transcriptional regulator produces the protein MGDKTTEEEILEAAGIVLGAEGYNGFTTEKVAERADVSQSLVHYYFETKEDLVRALFEWGGKNVEEAVEDRVDSDDPRERLVEWTDYMIMGGGEFEEVVEVNRVLLELRSLAVRNDWARDIVRGEREGLEAFVADAVADGIERGQFRDVDVESFAAAYASGIEASQDLTAVFADPEAVTAVHDGLINLVDEYLLVNDSA, from the coding sequence CGGCGGGCATCGTACTCGGAGCGGAGGGATACAACGGGTTCACGACGGAGAAAGTCGCCGAGAGGGCGGACGTAAGCCAGTCACTGGTACACTACTACTTCGAGACGAAAGAGGACCTCGTGCGGGCACTGTTCGAGTGGGGTGGCAAGAACGTCGAGGAGGCAGTCGAGGATCGCGTCGACAGTGACGACCCGCGTGAGCGTCTGGTGGAGTGGACCGACTACATGATCATGGGTGGCGGCGAGTTCGAGGAGGTGGTCGAGGTAAACCGGGTCCTGCTTGAACTGCGTTCGCTGGCGGTTCGCAACGATTGGGCGCGCGATATCGTTCGCGGCGAGCGCGAGGGGCTAGAAGCGTTCGTCGCCGATGCCGTGGCGGATGGCATCGAGCGTGGCCAGTTCCGTGACGTGGACGTCGAGTCGTTCGCCGCCGCCTATGCGAGCGGCATCGAGGCATCGCAGGATCTGACCGCGGTGTTCGCGGATCCGGAGGCGGTCACGGCTGTCCACGATGGCCTCATCAACCTCGTTGACGAGTACCTGCTCGTAAACGACAGCGCGTAG
- the hisG gene encoding ATP phosphoribosyltransferase: MRIAVPNKGRLHEPALDLLERAGLHVVDGADRKLYADTIDPDVTLLFARAADIPKYVSDGAADVGITGHDQIAESDPDNVAELLDLGFGQCRLVLASPEDGDIERVEQLDGKKVATEFPTIARNYFDEQGVEPHIVEVTGATELTPHVEMADAIIDITSTGTTLKVNRLGIIDEVLSSSVRLFAREDVADDDKVGQIETALESVLSADGKRYLMMNVPEDRLDAVRSVIPGMGGPTVMDIASGNGKDGKVAVHAVVDERDVFETINEVKSEGASDILVTEIERLVE, from the coding sequence ATGCGAATCGCTGTCCCCAACAAGGGTCGTCTTCACGAGCCAGCACTCGACCTGCTAGAGCGGGCAGGCCTGCACGTCGTCGACGGCGCGGACCGAAAGCTGTACGCCGACACGATCGATCCGGACGTCACCCTGCTCTTCGCCCGTGCCGCGGATATTCCCAAGTACGTGAGCGACGGCGCGGCCGACGTGGGAATCACCGGCCACGACCAGATCGCCGAATCCGATCCGGACAACGTCGCCGAACTGCTGGATCTCGGCTTCGGCCAGTGTCGTCTCGTGCTCGCCTCGCCGGAGGACGGCGATATCGAGCGTGTCGAACAGCTCGATGGGAAGAAAGTCGCCACCGAGTTCCCGACGATCGCCCGGAACTACTTCGACGAGCAGGGCGTCGAGCCCCACATCGTCGAGGTGACCGGCGCGACCGAACTCACGCCCCATGTCGAGATGGCAGACGCGATCATCGATATCACGAGCACGGGCACGACGCTCAAGGTCAACAGGCTAGGAATCATCGACGAGGTCCTGTCGAGTTCCGTCCGGCTGTTCGCCCGCGAGGACGTGGCCGACGACGACAAGGTCGGGCAGATCGAGACCGCGCTGGAATCGGTGCTGAGTGCGGACGGCAAACGGTACCTGATGATGAACGTCCCGGAGGACCGCCTCGATGCGGTTCGGAGCGTGATCCCCGGGATGGGCGGCCCAACGGTTATGGATATCGCAAGCGGGAACGGGAAGGATGGAAAGGTTGCAGTCCACGCGGTCGTCGACGAGCGCGACGTGTTCGAGACGATCAACGAGGTGAAATCGGAGGGGGCGAGCGACATCCTCGTGACCGAAATCGAGCGACTCGTCGAGTAG
- the rnz gene encoding ribonuclease Z, producing the protein MTLRVTFLGTSGAVPTTRRNPSAISVAREGDHLLFDCAEGTQRQMMRFGTGFDVSHLFVTHTHGDHIYGLPGLLDTMEFNDREAPMTIHVPPGKKGQLKAFIEAAGGRPDFPLRLNEVGYDDVALRTEEYEVRTFPVDHRTTAVGYALIEDDRKGRFDRERAEELGVPVGPKFSQLHDGKPVELDDGTVVEPEQVVGEPRPGRKFVYTGDTRPTDETVETAQDADLLVHDATFAADGRERAEKTGHSTASEAASVARRANARRLALVHISSRYTGDVSDHLQEAREAFEGEVLVPEDGETVEIPYPHS; encoded by the coding sequence ATGACGCTTCGCGTGACGTTTCTGGGGACCAGCGGGGCCGTGCCGACGACCAGACGCAACCCCAGCGCGATCTCGGTCGCCCGCGAGGGCGATCACCTGCTTTTCGACTGCGCCGAGGGCACCCAGCGCCAGATGATGCGCTTTGGCACCGGCTTCGACGTCTCGCATCTCTTCGTCACCCACACCCACGGCGACCACATCTACGGGCTCCCCGGCCTGCTGGACACGATGGAGTTCAACGACCGCGAGGCCCCGATGACGATTCACGTCCCGCCGGGCAAGAAAGGCCAGCTCAAAGCCTTCATCGAAGCCGCGGGCGGTCGTCCTGATTTCCCACTCCGGCTCAACGAAGTGGGGTACGACGACGTGGCGCTACGAACTGAGGAGTACGAGGTTCGCACCTTCCCGGTCGACCACCGCACGACAGCGGTCGGCTACGCCCTGATCGAGGACGACCGGAAGGGCCGGTTCGACCGCGAGCGCGCCGAGGAACTCGGCGTCCCAGTCGGGCCGAAGTTCTCACAGCTCCACGACGGCAAGCCGGTCGAACTCGACGACGGGACGGTCGTCGAGCCCGAACAGGTCGTCGGCGAGCCCCGACCGGGCCGGAAATTCGTCTACACCGGCGATACCCGGCCGACCGACGAGACCGTCGAGACCGCCCAGGATGCCGACCTGCTCGTCCACGACGCCACGTTCGCCGCGGACGGTCGGGAGCGTGCCGAAAAAACCGGCCACTCGACGGCGAGCGAGGCTGCCTCCGTCGCCCGCCGCGCGAACGCCAGACGGCTCGCGCTGGTCCACATCTCCTCGCGGTACACCGGCGACGTGAGCGACCACCTGCAGGAGGCCCGCGAGGCATTCGAGGGCGAGGTGCTCGTTCCGGAGGACGGCGAGACGGTCGAGATTCCGTACCCACACAGCTAG
- a CDS encoding AAA family ATPase encodes MDSPLWTDVHAPELDELPQDDVREYLQRGVDEPLNLVLHGPPGSGKTAAVRALAAEAHENPDNDLIEINVADFFDRTKTEIKNDDRFASFLEGRSSMAKRDMINHVLKESASYAPVSGTYKTIVLDNAEAIREDFQQALRRVMEKHHKTTQFVITTRQPTKLIPPIRSRCFPVPVRAPTHDEIAEILERIATAEDAEFDENGLKFIAGYAGGDLRKAILGAQTTYGKEGEITRTAAYEVLGDLGTDDQVKEMLDAAEAGEFTDARSTLDDLLVDEGLSGEEVLEDILRIAQSRYDGDKQTKLYRIAGEIDMDLTEGTNDRLHLSHLLSQLPELTWAEA; translated from the coding sequence ATGGATTCGCCGCTGTGGACCGACGTGCACGCCCCGGAGCTGGACGAGCTACCGCAGGACGACGTCCGCGAGTATCTCCAGCGCGGCGTCGACGAGCCGCTGAATCTGGTCTTGCACGGCCCGCCGGGCAGCGGCAAGACCGCCGCGGTTCGCGCGCTCGCCGCTGAAGCGCACGAGAACCCCGACAACGATCTCATCGAGATCAACGTCGCCGACTTCTTCGACCGGACGAAAACCGAGATCAAAAACGACGACCGGTTTGCGTCGTTTCTGGAGGGGCGAAGTTCGATGGCGAAACGCGACATGATCAATCACGTCCTCAAGGAGTCGGCGAGCTATGCGCCGGTCTCCGGGACGTACAAGACGATCGTGCTGGACAACGCCGAGGCGATCCGCGAGGACTTCCAGCAGGCGCTCCGGCGCGTGATGGAGAAACACCACAAAACCACGCAGTTCGTCATCACGACGCGCCAGCCGACCAAGCTCATCCCGCCGATCCGCTCGCGGTGTTTCCCCGTCCCCGTCCGCGCGCCGACCCACGACGAGATCGCTGAAATACTGGAGCGGATCGCGACCGCCGAGGACGCCGAGTTCGACGAGAACGGCCTCAAGTTCATCGCGGGCTACGCTGGCGGCGACCTCCGGAAGGCGATCCTGGGCGCACAGACCACCTACGGGAAAGAAGGGGAGATCACTCGCACCGCAGCGTACGAGGTGCTCGGCGACCTGGGCACCGACGATCAGGTAAAGGAGATGCTAGACGCCGCCGAAGCGGGCGAGTTCACCGACGCACGCTCGACGCTCGACGACCTGCTCGTCGATGAGGGACTGTCGGGCGAGGAGGTGCTCGAAGACATCCTGCGGATCGCCCAGTCACGGTACGACGGCGACAAACAGACGAAGCTCTACCGGATCGCGGGCGAGATCGACATGGATCTCACCGAGGGGACGAACGACCGGCTCCACCTCTCGCATCTGCTCTCGCAACTGCCGGAGCTGACGTGGGCCGAAGCCTGA
- a CDS encoding TATA-box-binding protein, which translates to MSDPKETINIENVVASTGIGQELDLQSVAMDLEGADYDPEQFPGLVYRTQEPKSAALIFRSGKIVCTGAKSTDDVHESLRIVFDKLRDLEINVNEDPEIVVQNIVTSADLGHNLNLNAIAIGLGLENIEYEPEQFPGLVYRLDDPEVVALLFGSGKLVITGGKQPVDAEHAVDKIVSRLEDLGLLE; encoded by the coding sequence ATGAGCGACCCCAAGGAAACTATCAATATCGAAAACGTCGTGGCGTCGACGGGCATCGGACAGGAGCTCGACCTCCAGAGCGTCGCAATGGACCTCGAAGGCGCGGATTACGATCCCGAGCAGTTCCCCGGTCTCGTCTACCGAACCCAGGAACCCAAGTCGGCTGCCCTGATCTTCCGATCGGGCAAGATCGTCTGTACCGGCGCGAAATCGACCGACGACGTCCACGAGAGTCTGCGTATCGTCTTCGACAAGCTTCGTGACCTCGAGATCAACGTCAACGAGGACCCCGAGATCGTCGTCCAGAACATCGTCACCTCGGCGGATCTGGGCCACAACCTCAACCTGAACGCCATCGCGATCGGGCTGGGCCTGGAGAACATCGAGTACGAGCCCGAGCAGTTCCCCGGCCTCGTCTACCGACTCGATGATCCGGAAGTCGTTGCACTGCTCTTTGGGAGTGGGAAACTCGTCATCACCGGCGGCAAACAGCCCGTTGACGCCGAGCATGCGGTCGACAAGATCGTCTCCCGACTCGAAGATCTCGGACTGCTGGAGTAA
- a CDS encoding methyltransferase domain-containing protein, with the protein MYLLELGGEDDRFAAYEAASAASGAELIAPGVITARAVDRARVSTLAYTRHASELIGTSDADVDSATALLSAAPLDREGSVAVRAVDVRSSTGIDTQRVERALGDVLVDRGFSVDLDDPDHVLRAVFTDETAWEREGDIDPREAVTSGTAGPVPIEDDPGSVCALGWLAVESVREYGSRAPTDRPFFQPGSMDPLLARALVNIAGARPGTTLVDPMCGTGGVLIEGGLVGASVLGVDAQAKMARGTAENLAALVPDERVLGTMRGDATALPLADDAADAVVFDAPYGRQSKIANLDLADLVAGALAEARRIADRAVVVADRSWEQEARGAGWTVEARFERRVHRSLTRHVLVLDTA; encoded by the coding sequence GTGTACCTGCTGGAACTCGGCGGCGAGGACGACCGGTTCGCGGCCTACGAGGCGGCGAGCGCCGCAAGCGGAGCCGAGCTGATCGCCCCGGGCGTCATTACGGCGCGCGCAGTCGACCGTGCGAGGGTCTCGACACTCGCCTACACCCGCCACGCGAGCGAACTTATCGGGACGAGCGACGCGGATGTCGACAGTGCAACAGCCCTGCTTTCGGCCGCACCGCTGGACCGTGAGGGGTCGGTCGCGGTGCGCGCAGTCGATGTCCGATCGAGCACAGGAATCGACACCCAGCGCGTCGAACGCGCGCTCGGGGACGTGCTCGTCGACCGGGGCTTCTCGGTCGATCTCGACGACCCCGATCACGTGCTGCGCGCCGTCTTTACCGACGAAACGGCGTGGGAGCGTGAGGGCGATATCGACCCACGTGAGGCCGTCACGTCCGGGACGGCCGGTCCCGTTCCGATCGAAGACGACCCCGGGAGCGTCTGCGCGCTGGGCTGGCTCGCGGTCGAGAGCGTCCGCGAGTACGGTTCGCGCGCGCCGACCGATCGCCCGTTCTTCCAGCCCGGGAGTATGGACCCGCTGCTGGCGCGCGCGCTGGTGAACATCGCCGGCGCGCGGCCGGGCACGACGCTCGTCGATCCGATGTGTGGTACCGGCGGCGTCCTCATCGAGGGCGGGCTCGTCGGCGCGTCGGTGCTGGGCGTCGACGCGCAGGCGAAGATGGCCCGCGGCACGGCGGAGAACCTCGCCGCACTGGTCCCCGACGAGCGCGTTCTGGGGACGATGCGTGGGGACGCCACTGCCCTGCCCCTCGCCGACGACGCCGCCGACGCGGTCGTCTTCGACGCGCCCTACGGCCGCCAGTCGAAGATCGCCAACCTCGATCTGGCGGATCTCGTCGCGGGCGCGCTCGCGGAGGCACGCCGGATCGCCGATCGGGCGGTCGTCGTCGCCGATCGCTCGTGGGAGCAGGAAGCGAGGGGCGCCGGCTGGACCGTCGAGGCGCGCTTCGAGCGCCGGGTCCATCGGTCGCTGACGCGGCACGTGCTGGTGCTGGACACCGCGTAG